One genomic window of Pseudomonas sp. LFM046 includes the following:
- a CDS encoding HAMP domain-containing sensor histidine kinase gives MRWPRTLAARLALIFFSGLVLAYGLSFGSQFYERYQTGRDVMLGNLETDVSTAVALLDRLPAEERAAWLPMLERRNYRYRLDEGLPGKPIETAEAPMAANTIQRAVGERFPLRFESIPGPTPHFQAHLRLSDGRPLTLDVTPGPIPVAKWLPVVLLVQLALLLFCTWVAVRMAIRPLTRLAHAVDHLDPDSPGPQLDEHGPQEVVYAARAFNALQDRIAAYLKERIQLLAAISHDLQTPITRMKLRVEQMDTSTERERLWSDLNEMQHLVKEGVAYARSMDGGSEAVCRVDLDAFLDSLVCDYQDSGQAVSLEGSSGVLLETRPHALRRVLGNLIDNALKFGGSAHLEVQPDVQGKVQVRVLDNGPGIPEDALVEVFKPFYRVESSRNRSTGGTGLGLAIAQQLSLALGGQLSLQNRESGGLCAQLELRPAP, from the coding sequence CTGCGCTGGCCGCGCACCCTGGCCGCTCGCCTGGCGCTGATCTTCTTCAGCGGCCTGGTGCTCGCCTACGGGCTGTCCTTCGGCTCGCAGTTCTACGAGCGCTACCAGACCGGGCGCGACGTGATGCTGGGCAACCTGGAAACCGACGTCAGCACCGCCGTCGCCCTGCTCGACCGCCTGCCGGCGGAGGAACGGGCCGCCTGGCTGCCGATGCTGGAGCGGCGCAATTACCGCTATCGGCTGGACGAAGGCCTGCCCGGAAAACCGATTGAGACGGCAGAGGCGCCGATGGCGGCGAACACCATCCAGCGGGCCGTTGGCGAGCGCTTCCCCCTGCGCTTCGAGAGCATTCCCGGGCCGACCCCGCACTTCCAGGCCCACCTGCGCCTCAGCGACGGCCGCCCCCTGACCCTGGACGTCACGCCCGGTCCCATACCGGTGGCCAAGTGGCTGCCCGTGGTGTTGCTGGTGCAACTCGCCCTGCTGCTGTTCTGCACCTGGGTGGCGGTGCGCATGGCGATCCGCCCGCTGACCCGGCTCGCCCATGCCGTAGACCACCTCGACCCGGACAGCCCCGGCCCGCAACTGGACGAGCACGGCCCACAGGAGGTGGTTTATGCCGCCCGTGCCTTCAATGCCCTGCAGGACCGCATCGCCGCCTACCTGAAGGAACGTATCCAGTTGCTGGCGGCCATCTCCCACGATCTGCAGACCCCCATCACACGAATGAAGCTACGTGTCGAACAGATGGACACCTCCACCGAGCGCGAGCGCCTGTGGAGCGACCTGAACGAAATGCAGCACCTCGTGAAGGAAGGCGTCGCCTATGCACGCAGCATGGACGGTGGCAGCGAGGCCGTCTGCCGGGTGGACCTCGATGCGTTTCTCGACAGTCTGGTCTGCGACTACCAGGACAGCGGCCAGGCGGTCAGCCTCGAAGGCAGCAGCGGCGTGTTGCTGGAAACCCGCCCCCACGCCCTGCGCCGGGTGCTGGGCAACCTGATCGACAACGCCCTGAAATTCGGTGGCAGCGCCCACCTGGAAGTGCAACCTGATGTACAGGGCAAGGTGCAGGTGCGGGTGCTGGACAACGGCCCCGGCATCCCCGAAGACGCGCTGGTCGAGGTGTTCAAACCCTTCTACCGGGTGGAAAGCTCGCGCAACCGCAGCACCGGCGGCACCGGCCTGGGCCTGGCCATCGCCCAACAGTTGAGCCTGGCCCTGGGCGGCCAGCTCAGCCTGCAAAACCGCGAAAGCGGCGGCCTGTGCGCACAACTGGAACTGCGGCCCGCGCCCTGA
- a CDS encoding DoxX family protein, giving the protein MNSVALSPIRNAFTQLDRLGAWSADLPLRLFLAWEFLESGLEKWNGENWFTDIQSAFPFPFDLLPAGLNWQMSMWIELIAPALLLLGLGTRLASAVLMVMTVVAIAAVHWPAHWSSLAELAMGYSISDKGFGNYKLPLIYLVALVPLVLKGSGRLSLDALLFRQKA; this is encoded by the coding sequence ATGAACAGCGTTGCACTGTCCCCGATCAGAAATGCCTTTACTCAGCTCGACCGTCTCGGCGCCTGGAGCGCCGACCTGCCCCTGCGCCTGTTCCTGGCCTGGGAATTCCTGGAATCCGGCCTGGAAAAATGGAACGGCGAAAACTGGTTCACGGACATCCAGTCCGCCTTTCCCTTCCCCTTCGACCTCCTGCCCGCTGGCCTGAACTGGCAGATGTCCATGTGGATCGAACTGATCGCCCCCGCGCTGCTGCTGCTCGGGCTGGGCACTCGCCTTGCATCCGCGGTGCTGATGGTGATGACGGTGGTGGCCATCGCCGCCGTGCACTGGCCGGCTCACTGGTCGAGCCTGGCGGAACTGGCCATGGGTTACTCCATCAGCGACAAGGGCTTCGGCAACTACAAGCTGCCCCTGATCTACCTGGTGGCCCTGGTACCCCTGGTGCTCAAGGGCTCCGGCCGACTCAGCCTGGACGCCCTGCTGTTCCGCCAAAAGGCCTGA
- a CDS encoding organic hydroperoxide resistance protein, with protein sequence MTAILEKTLYTGQTRTTGGRDGQGKSSDGELQVRLSPPGSGRPGTNPEQLLGVGWSACFIGALRRAGQSLSIRLPDDVAVAADIALGNTADGGFALAATLTVELPGLAAEDKAKLVDAAHQLCPYSKATRGNIEVTFNIP encoded by the coding sequence ATGACCGCAATCCTGGAGAAAACCCTCTACACCGGCCAGACCCGCACCACCGGTGGCCGCGATGGCCAGGGCAAATCCTCTGACGGCGAGCTGCAAGTGCGTCTGAGCCCGCCCGGCTCGGGACGTCCCGGCACCAATCCGGAACAGCTGCTCGGCGTCGGCTGGTCGGCCTGCTTTATCGGCGCCCTGCGCCGCGCCGGGCAGAGCCTGTCGATTCGCCTGCCCGACGACGTGGCGGTAGCGGCCGACATCGCCCTGGGAAACACGGCCGACGGCGGCTTCGCCCTGGCGGCGACCTTGACCGTGGAGCTGCCGGGCCTGGCGGCGGAAGACAAGGCGAAGCTGGTGGATGCAGCGCACCAGCTCTGCCCGTATTCCAAGGCGACTCGCGGCAATATCGAGGTGACCTTCAACATTCCCTGA
- a CDS encoding putative DNA-binding domain-containing protein → MPELLHQQLMTMARHVRDPEHHEPPPGIEARRLAVYRELFFGNVESLLSGGFPVIRASLPAGQWQLLVRTFYADYRCSTPLFTEMAGEFVAFLDEGAGELAGLPAWLAELAHYEWVESALLLSDADEPAHDPDGDLLEGVPLVSSLAWPLAYQWPVSEISPGYQPDQAPAQPSLLLAQRKADHKVHFSRLAPLAHALLSSLQEQACSGREHLHQLADAIGADRQAILSQGLALLVNLREQGVVLGTRA, encoded by the coding sequence ATGCCTGAGCTCCTCCACCAACAGCTGATGACCATGGCCCGCCACGTGCGCGACCCAGAGCACCATGAACCACCACCGGGCATCGAGGCGCGCCGGCTGGCGGTGTACCGGGAGCTGTTTTTCGGCAATGTCGAATCCCTGCTGTCAGGGGGCTTCCCGGTGATCCGCGCGAGCCTGCCGGCGGGGCAATGGCAGTTGCTGGTGCGAACCTTCTATGCCGACTATCGCTGCAGCACGCCGTTGTTCACCGAAATGGCCGGCGAGTTCGTTGCCTTCCTCGACGAGGGTGCGGGCGAGCTTGCGGGCCTGCCGGCGTGGCTGGCGGAACTGGCCCATTACGAGTGGGTGGAAAGTGCGCTGCTGCTCAGCGACGCGGACGAACCGGCACATGACCCGGACGGCGATTTGCTGGAGGGTGTGCCGCTGGTATCCAGCCTGGCCTGGCCCTTGGCCTATCAGTGGCCGGTGAGTGAGATCAGCCCCGGCTATCAGCCCGACCAGGCGCCGGCCCAGCCCAGCCTGTTGCTGGCCCAGCGCAAGGCCGACCACAAGGTGCATTTCTCGCGCCTGGCCCCCCTGGCCCATGCACTGCTGTCCTCGTTGCAGGAACAGGCATGCAGCGGCCGCGAACACCTGCACCAGCTGGCCGACGCCATTGGCGCCGACCGCCAAGCCATCCTGTCGCAGGGCCTGGCCTTGCTGGTAAACCTGCGCGAGCAGGGCGTGGTGCTGGGCACCCGCGCCTGA
- a CDS encoding DUF692 domain-containing protein, whose translation MTSVPSIHGAGLGLRRALIPELLAMDAGAVDFLECAPDNWIDVGGAYGESLATLAERIPLSCHGLSLSLGGPSPLDGHLLRRTRQFLDRHRVALYSEHLSYCSDDGQLYDLLPLPFTDEAVRHVAARIRQAQDALGRRIAVENISYYAAPYQALSEIDFLRAVLEEADCDLLLDVNNLFVNAINHGYDAGQYLAAIPAQRVVSLHVAGHYDEAPDLKIDTHGATVKGDVWTLLEQAYQRFGPLPTLLERDFNFPPLGELLAEVEQIRSRQRATLVLPEVRYA comes from the coding sequence ATGACCTCTGTCCCATCCATCCACGGTGCCGGCCTGGGGCTGCGCCGTGCCCTGATCCCCGAACTGCTCGCGATGGACGCCGGCGCCGTGGATTTCCTGGAGTGCGCCCCGGACAACTGGATCGATGTCGGCGGCGCCTACGGCGAATCCCTGGCGACACTCGCCGAACGCATCCCCCTGAGTTGCCATGGACTGTCGTTGTCCCTTGGCGGCCCATCGCCGCTGGATGGCCACCTGCTGCGGCGCACCCGGCAGTTTCTCGACCGCCACCGCGTCGCCCTGTACAGCGAACACCTGAGCTACTGCTCCGATGACGGCCAGCTCTACGACCTGCTGCCGTTGCCCTTTACCGACGAGGCGGTGCGCCACGTCGCCGCGCGCATCCGCCAGGCACAGGACGCCCTGGGCCGGCGCATCGCGGTGGAGAACATTTCCTACTACGCCGCGCCTTACCAGGCGCTGAGCGAGATCGATTTCCTCCGCGCGGTGTTGGAGGAGGCCGACTGCGACCTGCTGCTGGACGTCAACAACCTCTTCGTCAACGCCATCAACCATGGCTATGACGCCGGCCAGTACCTGGCTGCGATTCCGGCGCAGCGGGTGGTCAGCCTGCATGTGGCGGGGCATTACGACGAGGCGCCGGACCTGAAGATCGACACCCACGGCGCAACCGTGAAAGGCGATGTCTGGACCCTGCTGGAGCAGGCCTACCAGCGGTTCGGCCCTCTGCCGACCTTGCTGGAGCGTGATTTCAATTTCCCGCCCCTGGGCGAACTGCTGGCCGAGGTGGAGCAGATCCGCTCCCGGCAGAGGGCCACGCTGGTGCTGCCGGAGGTGCGTTATGCCTGA
- a CDS encoding TIGR04211 family SH3 domain-containing protein, with product MSLSRLFSARVSTLQTRALGACLLGGLLAAGAPAQAEETAGNARWVSDSLSTYVRSGPTDGYRIVGTLTSGQKVELLRTQGDYSQVRGESGNAVWIASRDLQEVPGQVERLPQLEQKVAALTTELAGINDTWKTRVQGMQETLDSRKALIDELQAARAKLDGELNQARSELRDAQAQLGDENKQVLMRYMVYGGSIAGAGLLAGLILPTLLRVRRKRNDQWV from the coding sequence ATGTCCCTATCCCGTCTTTTCTCCGCCCGTGTTTCCACGCTCCAGACCCGCGCCCTCGGTGCCTGCCTGCTTGGGGGGCTGCTGGCGGCCGGTGCCCCGGCGCAGGCCGAGGAAACCGCCGGCAACGCGCGCTGGGTGAGTGATAGCCTGAGTACCTATGTGCGCAGCGGCCCGACTGATGGCTACCGCATCGTCGGCACGCTCACCTCCGGGCAGAAGGTGGAACTGTTGCGCACCCAGGGGGATTACAGCCAGGTGCGCGGCGAGAGCGGCAACGCCGTGTGGATCGCCAGTCGCGATCTGCAGGAGGTGCCCGGCCAGGTGGAGCGCCTGCCGCAGCTGGAACAGAAGGTCGCTGCACTCACCACCGAGCTGGCAGGCATCAACGACACCTGGAAGACCCGCGTGCAGGGCATGCAGGAGACGCTGGATTCGCGCAAGGCGCTGATCGACGAGTTGCAGGCGGCGCGTGCGAAGCTGGACGGGGAGCTCAACCAGGCCCGCTCCGAACTGCGCGACGCTCAGGCCCAACTGGGCGATGAAAACAAACAAGTGCTGATGCGCTACATGGTCTATGGCGGCAGCATCGCCGGTGCCGGGCTGCTCGCCGGTCTGATCCTGCCGACCCTGCTGCGGGTGCGGCGCAAGCGTAATGATCAGTGGGTCTGA
- a CDS encoding thiamine pyrophosphate-binding protein, whose protein sequence is MNLPIESRNGGRILVDALRIHGVERAFCVPGESYLAVLDALYDAREQIDLVVCRQEGGAAYMAEAYGKLTGKPGICFVTRGPGATNASVGVHTAFQDSTPMILFIGQVARDQRDREAFQEIDFRAMYAPLAKWVVEIDDARRIPELVSQAFHRAMNGRPGPVVVALPEDMLTEVVEVADAGPARAIEPQASATDIQALGQLLQQAERPLMIVGGGGWNAGAVADIRRFAERHDLPVAASFRCQDLFDNTHPNYAGDLGFAAGPKLVQAVKDADLLLVVGARLGEVSTNGYTSVEIPVPRQNLVHVHAGIEELGRVYQPALGINSGMTAFAKLAAELPATDSARRADWTRTLNRNYRDNLVATPSPGPVQMAEIIGWLRDHLPTDAILTNGAGNYAVWVQRFYQFRQFRTQLGPTNGSMGYGVPAAVAAKITCPERMVVSFSGDGCFLMNGQEIATAAHYGANVIFIVVNNGMYGTIRMHQERNYPGRVSGTDLHNPDFAALAQAYGLHGETVESTDAFAAAFERSAKAGRPALIEVRIDPEAITPRQSLSQIRSEAQGKR, encoded by the coding sequence ATGAACCTGCCCATCGAAAGCCGCAACGGCGGCCGAATTCTGGTCGATGCCCTGCGTATCCACGGCGTCGAACGCGCCTTCTGCGTGCCCGGTGAAAGCTACCTGGCGGTGCTGGACGCACTCTACGACGCCCGGGAGCAGATCGATCTTGTGGTCTGCCGGCAGGAAGGCGGCGCCGCCTACATGGCCGAAGCCTACGGCAAGCTGACGGGCAAGCCCGGCATCTGCTTCGTGACCCGCGGCCCCGGCGCCACCAACGCATCCGTGGGTGTGCACACGGCCTTCCAGGATTCGACGCCGATGATCCTCTTCATCGGCCAGGTGGCACGGGACCAGCGGGACCGCGAGGCCTTCCAGGAAATCGACTTCCGCGCCATGTATGCGCCCCTCGCCAAATGGGTGGTGGAGATCGACGACGCCCGACGCATTCCCGAACTGGTGAGCCAGGCCTTCCACCGCGCCATGAACGGCCGCCCCGGCCCGGTGGTGGTGGCGCTGCCGGAGGACATGCTGACCGAGGTGGTGGAGGTGGCCGACGCCGGTCCCGCCCGTGCGATCGAACCCCAGGCCAGCGCGACGGACATCCAGGCACTCGGCCAACTGCTGCAGCAGGCTGAGCGCCCGCTGATGATTGTCGGCGGTGGTGGCTGGAACGCCGGTGCGGTCGCGGACATCCGCCGCTTCGCGGAGCGCCACGACCTGCCAGTCGCCGCCTCCTTCCGCTGCCAGGACCTGTTCGACAACACCCACCCCAACTACGCCGGCGACCTGGGCTTCGCCGCCGGGCCGAAGCTGGTCCAGGCGGTGAAGGACGCCGACCTGCTGCTGGTGGTTGGCGCACGGCTGGGCGAGGTGTCCACCAACGGCTACACCTCCGTGGAAATTCCGGTGCCCCGACAAAACCTGGTGCATGTCCACGCCGGCATCGAGGAACTGGGCCGGGTCTATCAGCCCGCTCTCGGCATCAATAGCGGCATGACTGCCTTCGCCAAACTGGCGGCCGAGCTGCCTGCAACCGACAGCGCACGCCGGGCGGACTGGACCCGCACACTCAATCGCAACTACCGGGACAACCTCGTGGCCACGCCCTCCCCGGGCCCTGTGCAGATGGCCGAGATCATCGGCTGGCTACGCGACCACCTGCCCACCGACGCCATCCTCACCAATGGCGCGGGCAACTATGCGGTGTGGGTGCAGCGCTTCTACCAGTTCCGCCAGTTCCGCACCCAGCTCGGGCCTACCAACGGTTCCATGGGCTATGGCGTACCAGCGGCGGTGGCGGCCAAGATCACCTGCCCGGAGCGCATGGTGGTGTCGTTCTCCGGCGATGGCTGCTTCCTCATGAATGGCCAGGAAATCGCCACGGCGGCGCACTACGGCGCCAATGTCATTTTCATCGTGGTCAACAATGGCATGTACGGCACCATCCGCATGCACCAGGAGCGCAATTACCCCGGGCGGGTCAGCGGCACCGACCTGCACAACCCGGACTTCGCCGCCCTGGCGCAGGCTTATGGGCTGCACGGGGAAACCGTGGAAAGCACGGACGCGTTCGCGGCGGCCTTCGAGCGCAGCGCCAAGGCCGGCCGCCCGGCCCTGATCGAAGTCCGCATCGACCCGGAAGCCATCACGCCCCGCCAGTCCCTCAGCCAGATCCGCAGCGAAGCGCAGGGCAAGCGCTGA
- a CDS encoding SDR family NAD(P)-dependent oxidoreductase — protein sequence MSNSSKVVVVTGASQGIGAAVVKAFRDLDYRVVATSRSIKPSDDPDILAVAGDIADPATAERVIREGVARFGRIDSLVNNAGIFVAKPFTDYTAEDYAAVLAVNLGGFFHISQHAIREMEKQGSGHIVSITTTLVDHAIDGVPSVLASLTKGGINAATKSLAIEYAKRGIRVNAVSPGIIKTPMHAVETHEALGRLHPVGHMGEMSDIAQAIVYLDTAGFVTGEILHVDGGQSAGH from the coding sequence ATGAGCAATTCAAGCAAAGTCGTTGTCGTCACCGGTGCTTCCCAAGGTATTGGCGCCGCCGTGGTAAAGGCCTTCCGTGATCTCGATTACCGGGTGGTCGCCACGTCGCGTTCGATCAAGCCGTCCGATGACCCGGACATCCTCGCCGTGGCGGGCGACATCGCCGACCCGGCGACCGCCGAACGCGTGATCCGTGAAGGCGTGGCGCGTTTCGGCCGCATCGACAGCCTGGTCAACAACGCCGGGATCTTCGTCGCCAAGCCGTTCACCGACTACACCGCCGAAGATTATGCCGCGGTGCTGGCGGTGAACCTCGGTGGCTTCTTCCACATTTCCCAACACGCGATCCGTGAGATGGAAAAGCAGGGTAGCGGCCACATTGTCAGCATCACCACCACGCTGGTGGACCACGCTATCGACGGTGTGCCCTCGGTCCTGGCGTCGTTGACCAAGGGCGGCATCAACGCGGCCACCAAGTCCCTGGCCATCGAATACGCCAAGCGCGGCATTCGGGTGAACGCGGTGTCTCCCGGCATCATCAAGACCCCAATGCACGCCGTGGAAACCCATGAGGCGCTGGGCCGGCTGCACCCGGTCGGGCACATGGGCGAGATGAGTGACATCGCGCAGGCCATCGTCTATCTGGACACCGCCGGTTTCGTCACCGGTGAAATCCTGCACGTGGATGGAGGCCAGAGCGCCGGTCATTGA
- a CDS encoding LysR family transcriptional regulator, which translates to MKRHFDDIQLGSIELFCLAAEEGSFTAAALSAGVTPAAVSRSISRLEERLGTRLFVRTTRSIRLTESGRAYFEQCRQALTQLVEAEREVMGKQLEPSGELRISIPTTYGHYRILPLLARFRERHPGVKIDVNLSNRNIDFVAEGYDLAIRVRAQPDSTLIARHLEDARLVVIATPEYLARAGTPTALEDLEQHDCIQFELPSSGRRISWLFTENGKEREIFASGNYCCSDDVLGGVTLAKHGAGLFQTYRFIVDRELEEGSLVEVLQEFGGRSRPYTLLYPHGRHVPLRLRAFVDFLMECKREWKV; encoded by the coding sequence ATGAAGCGCCACTTCGATGACATCCAGTTGGGCAGTATCGAACTCTTCTGTCTCGCCGCGGAGGAGGGCAGTTTCACGGCTGCGGCGCTGTCGGCGGGGGTTACCCCGGCGGCGGTCAGCCGGTCGATTTCAAGGCTGGAGGAACGCCTGGGAACGCGTCTGTTCGTCAGGACGACCCGCAGCATTCGCCTGACCGAAAGCGGTCGTGCCTACTTCGAGCAATGCCGCCAGGCACTGACCCAACTGGTGGAGGCTGAACGCGAAGTGATGGGCAAGCAGCTCGAACCTTCCGGCGAGTTGCGCATCAGCATTCCCACGACCTACGGCCACTACCGCATCCTGCCGCTCCTGGCGCGCTTCAGGGAGCGGCATCCGGGCGTGAAGATCGATGTCAACCTGAGCAACCGCAACATCGATTTCGTGGCCGAGGGCTACGATCTGGCGATCCGCGTGCGCGCCCAGCCCGACTCGACGCTCATCGCCCGGCACCTCGAAGATGCACGGCTGGTGGTGATCGCCACCCCGGAATACCTGGCCAGGGCTGGCACCCCCACCGCCCTGGAGGACCTCGAACAGCACGATTGCATCCAGTTCGAACTGCCCAGCAGCGGGCGGCGCATTTCCTGGCTGTTCACCGAGAACGGCAAGGAGAGGGAGATCTTCGCCAGCGGCAATTACTGTTGCTCCGACGACGTCCTCGGCGGCGTGACGCTGGCCAAGCACGGCGCCGGCCTGTTCCAGACCTATCGCTTCATCGTCGATCGGGAGCTGGAAGAGGGCTCGCTGGTGGAAGTTCTCCAGGAATTCGGCGGACGTTCCCGTCCGTACACCCTGCTGTACCCCCACGGCCGCCATGTCCCGCTACGCCTGCGCGCCTTCGTCGACTTCCTGATGGAGTGCAAGCGCGAGTGGAAGGTCTGA
- a CDS encoding 4-oxalocrotonate tautomerase family protein, with translation MPFVSVRITRDGVTREQKAQVIAEITETLQRVLGKRPDLTHIVIEEVDTDNWGYAGMTTTEYRKNQPG, from the coding sequence ATGCCGTTCGTAAGCGTTCGTATCACCCGTGACGGAGTTACCCGGGAACAAAAGGCCCAGGTCATCGCCGAGATCACCGAAACCCTGCAGCGCGTGCTGGGCAAGCGCCCCGACCTCACCCATATCGTCATCGAGGAAGTCGACACCGATAACTGGGGCTACGCCGGGATGACCACCACCGAGTACCGAAAGAACCAGCCTGGCTGA
- a CDS encoding DsbA family oxidoreductase: MSTAIRIDFISDLVCPWCAIALGALEQALERLPPDLAVDLNFEPFELNPSMPAAGQNAVEHIMQKYGSSAEDIARSQEHIRALGRDVGIQFDLAKRTHFFNTFDSHRLMHWAKTRGQEHRLAQALFRAYFTDGRNISDHETLAELADEAGLPREQALEVLTSGQFGEEVKAREHFYTSRGVHGVPAILLNGRQLISGAQPADYFEQALLQVAAGT; encoded by the coding sequence ATGAGCACAGCCATACGCATCGATTTCATCTCCGACCTGGTCTGCCCCTGGTGCGCCATCGCCCTCGGCGCACTGGAACAGGCCCTGGAGCGCCTGCCGCCGGACCTGGCGGTGGACCTCAACTTCGAGCCGTTCGAGCTGAATCCGAGCATGCCTGCCGCCGGCCAGAACGCGGTCGAGCACATCATGCAGAAGTACGGCAGCAGCGCCGAAGACATCGCCCGCAGCCAGGAACACATCCGCGCGCTTGGGCGAGACGTGGGTATCCAGTTCGATCTTGCGAAGCGAACGCACTTCTTCAACACCTTCGACAGCCATCGGCTGATGCACTGGGCGAAGACCAGGGGCCAGGAGCACCGCCTTGCCCAGGCGCTGTTCCGCGCCTACTTCACCGATGGCCGGAACATCAGCGACCACGAGACGTTGGCCGAACTGGCCGACGAGGCCGGTCTTCCCCGCGAACAGGCACTGGAGGTGTTGACCTCCGGCCAGTTTGGCGAGGAGGTGAAGGCGCGCGAGCACTTCTACACCAGCCGAGGCGTCCACGGCGTTCCCGCCATCCTCCTCAACGGCCGGCAACTGATCAGCGGTGCCCAACCGGCGGACTACTTCGAGCAGGCGTTGCTTCAGGTCGCCGCAGGTACCTGA
- a CDS encoding D-cysteine desulfhydrase family protein → MSHDLTRLEAALARYPRVTLLEGPTPLQKLSRLSALPDMNGCTLYVKRDDLTGLGGGGNKLRKLEFLLGEALAQGADTLVTWGGLQSNHARLTAAVAARQGLACELILTQSGVRTDDDYRLNGNVLLDGLFGPTIHRLPQGAAPEPFAADLVEQLERQGRKPFVMPLGGSSPTGCLGYAACAAEILHQGNALGLQFDRIIVPNGSSGTHSGLLAGLTEARSSTRITGFTVLGTQEQAYAATLDKTRQVLQLLDDSTSLSGETLSIDGSQRGDAYGVPTEAMREATRLLASHEGLLTDPVYGGKAFAGLLASVRNGAFPAGSHLLFLMTGGLPGIFAYRSAYD, encoded by the coding sequence ATGTCACATGACCTGACTCGCCTCGAAGCGGCGCTTGCGCGCTACCCAAGGGTGACGTTGCTGGAGGGCCCGACACCCCTCCAGAAGCTGTCCCGATTGAGTGCGCTGCCGGACATGAATGGCTGCACGCTCTACGTGAAGCGCGATGACCTGACCGGCCTGGGTGGTGGCGGCAACAAGCTGCGCAAGCTGGAGTTCCTCCTTGGCGAAGCGCTGGCCCAAGGTGCCGACACCCTGGTCACCTGGGGCGGCCTGCAATCCAACCATGCGCGGCTGACCGCCGCAGTCGCAGCGCGCCAAGGCCTCGCCTGTGAACTGATCCTGACCCAATCCGGGGTCCGGACGGACGACGACTACCGCCTGAACGGTAACGTCCTGCTGGACGGATTGTTCGGCCCAACGATCCACCGCCTGCCCCAGGGCGCCGCCCCCGAGCCGTTTGCTGCCGACCTGGTGGAGCAGCTGGAACGGCAAGGCAGGAAGCCCTTCGTCATGCCGCTGGGTGGGTCCAGTCCCACGGGTTGTCTGGGCTATGCCGCGTGCGCCGCCGAAATCCTCCATCAGGGCAATGCCCTTGGGCTTCAATTCGACCGGATCATCGTCCCCAACGGCAGCAGCGGGACCCACTCCGGCCTGTTGGCGGGTCTCACCGAAGCGCGGTCATCGACTCGAATCACCGGATTCACGGTCCTGGGAACCCAGGAGCAGGCATACGCCGCGACCCTCGACAAGACCCGGCAAGTCCTGCAGTTGCTCGACGATTCCACGTCGCTGTCGGGCGAAACACTCAGCATCGACGGCAGCCAGCGGGGCGACGCCTACGGCGTTCCAACCGAAGCGATGCGAGAAGCAACCCGGCTGCTGGCGTCCCATGAAGGCCTGCTGACAGACCCCGTGTACGGCGGGAAGGCCTTCGCCGGTCTGCTGGCATCCGTGCGCAACGGAGCGTTCCCGGCGGGCAGCCATCTGCTCTTCCTGATGACGGGTGGGCTGCCGGGCATTTTTGCCTATCGCTCTGCCTATGACTGA
- a CDS encoding nuclear transport factor 2 family protein, with protein MSELTLHPQAAASLQRWHDMIARSDLTELPQLLGPNVVFRSPMAHTPYPGPVVVSTILNTVLQVFGDFTYHRQLATADSLSVVLEFSARVNGRELKGIDMIRFDEHGKIVDFEVMVRPMSGLQALGEEMGRRLGAYLAAAKA; from the coding sequence ATGTCCGAACTGACCCTGCATCCCCAGGCCGCCGCTTCGCTGCAACGCTGGCACGACATGATCGCCCGGAGCGACCTCACCGAGCTGCCCCAGCTCCTGGGGCCGAATGTGGTGTTCCGTTCGCCCATGGCCCACACGCCGTATCCGGGGCCGGTGGTGGTTTCGACCATCCTCAACACCGTGCTGCAGGTATTCGGCGACTTCACCTATCACCGCCAGCTGGCGACCGCTGACAGCCTCAGCGTGGTGCTGGAATTCAGCGCCCGGGTCAATGGGCGCGAGCTGAAGGGCATCGACATGATCCGTTTCGACGAGCACGGCAAGATCGTCGACTTCGAGGTCATGGTCCGTCCCATGAGCGGCCTGCAGGCGCTGGGCGAAGAGATGGGCCGGCGCCTGGGCGCTTACCTGGCGGCCGCCAAGGCCTGA